In Candidatus Limnocylindria bacterium, the following proteins share a genomic window:
- a CDS encoding DUF5667 domain-containing protein yields MNDDKLVGLLSALRTERMERTADQKLRARLENAWTVRENQSGLAWRARRPVLVIATAALVLGSIATTLSAPGDSALYTLRVTIEDLAIQLHRDPEDRAEYLVSLLEQRTAEAARLEATGNALAASHARDIERDTLRMVQQNLPVAPEVVEPAPTESPSPSPTPSPTPSPTPSPAPTATQRPATPRPTTALTSAPPTATATPRPTTAATPQAVSFAGAVKNPDGTYATNVCIQLSPNMSCLTVTSSATFRVTFSAKIGQSVTLNFTRSDGIKTYKATITKTVTSTYMDVGIVLLRVQ; encoded by the coding sequence ATGAACGACGACAAACTCGTTGGCCTGCTGTCCGCGCTGCGGACCGAGCGGATGGAGCGCACCGCCGACCAGAAGCTGCGCGCGCGGCTCGAGAACGCGTGGACCGTCCGCGAGAACCAAAGCGGGCTCGCGTGGCGTGCGCGCCGGCCGGTGTTGGTCATCGCCACGGCCGCGCTCGTGCTCGGCAGCATCGCCACGACGCTCTCGGCTCCTGGCGACAGCGCGCTCTACACGCTGCGTGTGACGATCGAGGACCTCGCGATCCAGCTGCACAGGGATCCGGAAGACCGCGCCGAATACCTCGTGTCGCTGCTCGAGCAGCGGACCGCCGAAGCGGCACGGCTCGAGGCGACGGGCAATGCGCTCGCGGCGAGTCACGCGCGAGACATCGAACGCGACACGCTCCGCATGGTCCAGCAGAACCTCCCGGTCGCGCCCGAGGTCGTTGAGCCGGCGCCGACGGAGTCTCCGTCGCCGAGTCCGACGCCATCGCCTACGCCGTCACCGACTCCATCACCCGCCCCGACCGCCACGCAGCGTCCAGCAACACCGCGGCCGACCACGGCGCTGACGAGCGCGCCACCGACCGCGACGGCGACTCCGCGACCGACGACGGCCGCGACGCCGCAGGCGGTCAGCTTCGCCGGCGCGGTGAAGAACCCTGACGGCACGTACGCGACCAACGTGTGCATACAGTTGAGCCCGAATATGTCGTGCTTGACGGTGACCTCGTCCGCTACTTTCCGGGTCACTTTCTCCGCAAAGATCGGACAATCAGTGACCCTGAACTTCACTCGGTCGGACGGGATCAAGACCTACAAGGCGACGATCACCAAGACGGTGACGAGCACATACATGGATGTCGGGATCGTCCTGCTCAGGGTGCAGTGA
- a CDS encoding RNA polymerase sigma factor, with product MAVGRARPVDLTGGEAGTDGALVRAAKSGDASAFGELYERYRDAIYRYCLSRTGTAHDAEDLTSDVFVKALHSIDRYQERGLPFVAFLYRIARNAAIDRARTMKQPLSVDELVTEPASRQNVEADATLAVDRSILLAALTKLKPEHRDVIVMRFIEGYSALEVAAALGKTEGAVRTLQHRALERLRKEFDDAQRDMARKGQRS from the coding sequence GTGGCAGTAGGCCGGGCGCGCCCTGTCGACCTGACAGGAGGTGAGGCCGGAACCGATGGAGCGCTCGTTCGCGCAGCGAAGTCCGGGGACGCCTCTGCGTTCGGTGAGCTCTACGAGCGCTACCGCGACGCGATCTACCGCTACTGCCTCTCTCGGACGGGTACGGCGCACGACGCCGAGGACCTCACGTCGGACGTGTTCGTGAAGGCGCTGCACTCGATCGACCGGTACCAGGAGCGCGGGCTTCCGTTCGTCGCGTTCCTTTACCGCATCGCGCGCAACGCCGCGATCGACCGCGCACGCACCATGAAGCAGCCACTGTCTGTAGACGAGCTCGTGACCGAGCCCGCGTCGCGGCAGAACGTCGAAGCCGACGCGACGCTCGCCGTCGACCGCAGCATCCTCCTCGCGGCGCTCACAAAGCTGAAGCCCGAGCATCGCGACGTCATCGTCATGCGCTTCATCGAGGGTTACAGCGCGCTCGAAGTAGCCGCGGCGCTGGGCAAGACCGAAGGGGCGGTGCGCACGCTGCAGCACCGCGCGCTCGAGCGACTGCGCAAGGAATTCGACGACGCGCAGCGCGATATGGCGCGCAAGGGCCAACGCTCATGA
- a CDS encoding arsinothricin resistance N-acetyltransferase ArsN1 family A has protein sequence MVVRQFSVRRARAEDADAICAIYNEGIEDRATLETERRTVDERRSWLAARDARHPVVVVESDGVVIGWASLNLFNARDAYRHVADISVYVARASRGKGAGTALLKQLVELGREIGFHKLVLAGFPWNSASVALYRRLGFREVGIYREQGLLDGRWVDVVLMERLL, from the coding sequence GTGGTGGTCCGCCAGTTTTCCGTGCGACGGGCGCGCGCGGAAGACGCCGACGCCATCTGCGCGATCTATAACGAGGGCATCGAGGATCGTGCGACGCTCGAGACCGAGCGCCGCACGGTCGATGAGCGTCGCAGTTGGCTCGCAGCCCGCGACGCGCGCCATCCGGTCGTCGTTGTCGAGTCTGACGGTGTGGTCATCGGGTGGGCGAGCCTCAATCTCTTCAACGCGCGCGATGCGTACCGACACGTCGCGGACATCTCGGTATACGTCGCGCGCGCGTCGCGCGGGAAGGGCGCCGGCACCGCGCTCCTCAAGCAGCTCGTCGAGCTCGGCCGCGAGATCGGCTTCCACAAGCTGGTGCTGGCGGGATTCCCCTGGAACTCCGCGAGCGTCGCGCTCTACCGGCGGCTCGGTTTCCGGGAGGTCGGGATTTACCGGGAGCAGGGCCTCCTGGATGGCCGCTGGGTGGACGTCGTGCTCATGGAGAGGCTCCTCTAG
- a CDS encoding 6-phosphofructokinase codes for MSSIGSVKRRIGILTGGGDVPGLNPVIKSVVYRSTELGYDVLGIRRGWQGLTHMRPGEELDPEYVRPLDRANTRAIDRTGGTILHTSRTNPRRMSEARLPPFLEKSERGGLAVAEGLYDLTPLVLRNIAALGLDYLVTIGGDDTLSYSEVLVSQGIPLIAVPKTMDNDVQGTEYCIGFSTAITRAKELIDRQRTTLGSHERIGVFRIFGRDAGFSALHAAYVTSGRCLIPESPFDLDRLVTILAEDKRHNPSRYAFVIAAEGAVWVGGTIPEYGPADAFGHRHKTNIAETLADEIRKRSGEETIASELTYDLRSGDPDALDQTVAITFANIAIDLIRDGVTGRMVAIQGGNFVHTTLPDPKLGPRRVDVAHQYNAERFRPQYAERLGASIFLSAPGD; via the coding sequence ATGTCTAGCATTGGGTCCGTGAAGCGCCGCATCGGCATCCTCACCGGAGGCGGTGACGTGCCTGGGCTCAATCCGGTGATCAAGAGCGTCGTGTACCGCTCGACGGAGCTCGGGTACGACGTGCTCGGCATACGCCGCGGCTGGCAGGGCCTCACACACATGCGGCCAGGCGAGGAACTGGACCCCGAGTACGTGCGGCCCCTCGATCGTGCGAACACTCGCGCCATCGACCGCACCGGCGGCACCATCCTCCACACCTCGCGAACGAATCCGCGCAGGATGAGCGAAGCACGCCTCCCACCGTTCCTCGAGAAGTCGGAGCGCGGGGGTTTGGCCGTTGCGGAGGGCCTCTATGACCTCACGCCGCTCGTGCTGCGCAACATCGCGGCGCTCGGTCTCGACTATCTCGTGACGATCGGCGGTGACGACACGCTCTCGTATTCGGAGGTGCTCGTCAGCCAGGGTATTCCGCTCATCGCCGTGCCCAAGACGATGGACAACGACGTCCAGGGCACCGAGTACTGCATCGGATTCTCGACCGCGATCACACGCGCGAAGGAGCTCATCGACCGGCAGCGCACGACACTTGGCTCGCACGAGCGCATCGGCGTGTTCCGCATCTTCGGACGCGACGCCGGCTTCAGCGCGCTGCATGCCGCATACGTGACGTCGGGGCGGTGCCTGATCCCCGAGTCGCCCTTCGATCTCGATCGGCTCGTCACGATCCTCGCCGAGGACAAGCGCCACAACCCGTCGCGGTACGCCTTCGTGATCGCGGCCGAGGGCGCGGTGTGGGTCGGCGGAACGATCCCTGAGTACGGACCGGCGGACGCCTTCGGGCACCGACACAAGACGAACATCGCCGAAACGCTCGCGGACGAGATCCGCAAACGCTCCGGCGAGGAGACCATCGCGAGCGAGCTCACGTACGACCTACGCAGCGGCGACCCCGACGCGCTCGATCAGACCGTCGCGATCACGTTCGCGAATATCGCCATCGACCTCATCCGCGACGGCGTCACCGGTCGGATGGTGGCGATCCAGGGCGGCAACTTCGTGCACACGACCCTTCCGGATCCGAAGCTCGGGCCACGCCGCGTCGATGTCGCTCACCAGTACAACGCCGAGCGCTTCCGACCACAGTACGCCGAGCGCCTCGGAGCATCGATCTTTCTCTCCGCGCCCGGGGATTGA